Proteins found in one Leptospira terpstrae serovar Hualin str. LT 11-33 = ATCC 700639 genomic segment:
- a CDS encoding MFS transporter, which produces MNQKQSVRDKSYLRFFGLAELADHGARGILAFWVILGMAFFLFGDQNLIAPNMKNIGASLGITDPNEVDWKLGGIIPVLFFILGGVVSLSMGYLSQTFSRKNLLLATVLLGEIPCFLTAYVETYDQFLVLRTLCGFGLGGIFPLLFSLIGDYFSSQSRAIATGYVSLAMGLGVGVGQLLGGILGGADPINGWRASFIYMSAPSFIFAAIYLFFCKEPKRGGAEGIVSDELSHKISLKDFKLLFENKTNLGAFLQGLPGCIPWGVFFVYLADYYEHTYHLSKEVSAGMITFAAIGIFIGTFFGGVLGQILYNIKKTYQPLLCMGTTFFGVFPAIMLFYAFDIVPFMGLFIALNIFTGIMISVTGPNVRAVLLNVNEPKSRSAIFSIYNLTDDLGKGLGPVMSAVILGLTPDRGLALSISILFWIPCALAWFLVLFNYEKDEERMHELMKQNASVT; this is translated from the coding sequence ATGAACCAAAAACAATCAGTACGAGATAAATCCTATCTGCGATTCTTTGGCCTCGCCGAACTCGCAGACCATGGAGCCAGAGGGATTCTAGCATTTTGGGTCATTTTAGGTATGGCCTTCTTTTTGTTCGGCGATCAAAACTTAATTGCACCGAATATGAAAAATATTGGCGCTTCTTTGGGAATCACAGATCCAAACGAAGTAGATTGGAAGTTAGGTGGAATCATCCCTGTATTATTTTTTATTTTGGGTGGAGTTGTATCTTTATCCATGGGATACCTATCACAAACTTTTTCACGTAAAAACTTACTACTCGCAACAGTACTGCTAGGTGAAATTCCTTGTTTTTTAACGGCTTATGTCGAAACCTATGATCAGTTTTTGGTTTTACGTACACTTTGTGGGTTTGGTCTTGGGGGTATTTTTCCATTACTCTTTAGTTTGATTGGAGATTATTTTTCCAGCCAATCAAGAGCCATTGCTACTGGGTATGTGTCGTTAGCTATGGGACTTGGTGTAGGAGTAGGGCAACTCCTTGGTGGAATTTTGGGTGGAGCTGATCCTATCAATGGATGGCGAGCATCCTTTATTTATATGTCTGCTCCATCTTTTATCTTTGCAGCAATTTATTTATTCTTTTGCAAAGAACCAAAACGTGGCGGGGCCGAAGGAATTGTCAGTGATGAACTATCTCATAAAATTAGTTTAAAAGACTTTAAATTACTTTTTGAAAACAAAACCAACTTAGGAGCTTTTTTGCAAGGCCTTCCGGGTTGTATTCCTTGGGGAGTATTCTTTGTTTATTTAGCTGATTATTACGAACATACTTATCATCTTTCAAAAGAAGTATCTGCTGGTATGATTACCTTTGCTGCAATTGGAATTTTTATTGGAACTTTTTTCGGTGGAGTTCTCGGTCAAATTTTATACAATATTAAAAAAACATACCAACCACTTCTATGTATGGGGACCACTTTCTTTGGGGTATTTCCAGCAATCATGCTTTTTTATGCCTTTGATATTGTTCCTTTTATGGGCCTTTTCATCGCACTGAATATTTTTACTGGGATTATGATTTCGGTGACAGGACCAAACGTAAGAGCCGTATTACTCAACGTAAATGAACCAAAATCAAGAAGTGCGATATTTTCCATATACAACCTAACTGATGATTTGGGGAAAGGATTGGGACCCGTGATGTCTGCGGTGATTTTAGGTCTTACTCCTGACCGTGGACTTGCTCTATCCATATCGATTCTTTTCTGGATTCCTTGTGCATTGGCTTGGTTTTTGGTTTTGTTTAATTATGAAAAAGATGAAGAAAGAATGCATGAACTCATGAAACAAAATGCCTCTGTTACATGA
- the mtnC gene encoding acireductone synthase: MNIKHNLLDIEGTTAPIAFVHQVLFPFAKKHIVRFLNSYQFPEDRLREIKLEFEKDLALNEEGFFSRFSKSESKIIPGSLSFSNEIIPFYFEYLIEKDRKFGPLKEIQGKIWKEGYESGEIKSIVYEDVPGFLENAIKEGIKNHVYSSGSVEAQILIYQYSELGDLRNYFTSYFDTAVGGKREKESYKAIADKLNSSSNQIRFFTDIVEEAEAASSVGMDVVILNRPGNLPQKPHTYPVWDHF, from the coding sequence ATGAATATTAAACACAACTTACTCGACATTGAAGGGACAACGGCACCAATCGCCTTTGTCCATCAGGTGCTTTTTCCATTTGCTAAAAAACATATTGTTCGTTTCCTAAATTCCTATCAGTTTCCAGAGGATCGACTAAGAGAAATTAAGTTAGAATTTGAAAAGGATTTAGCTTTAAACGAGGAAGGTTTTTTCTCGCGATTTTCAAAGTCTGAATCAAAAATAATTCCAGGTTCTCTTTCTTTTTCAAACGAGATCATTCCCTTTTACTTTGAATATTTGATAGAGAAGGATCGTAAGTTTGGCCCTTTAAAAGAGATCCAAGGCAAAATCTGGAAAGAAGGTTATGAATCAGGGGAAATCAAAAGTATCGTATATGAAGATGTTCCCGGATTTTTAGAAAACGCAATAAAAGAGGGGATAAAGAATCATGTATATTCTTCTGGATCTGTAGAAGCACAAATTCTAATCTATCAGTATTCAGAGTTAGGTGACTTAAGGAACTATTTCACTTCTTATTTTGACACTGCGGTCGGTGGGAAAAGAGAAAAAGAAAGTTATAAAGCGATCGCAGACAAACTAAATTCATCTTCAAACCAAATTCGTTTTTTTACAGATATTGTGGAAGAGGCAGAAGCAGCTAGTTCAGTTGGTATGGATGTGGTGATTTTGAATCGACCAGGCAATCTCCCCCAGAAACCTCATACCTATCCCGTATGGGATCACTTTTAA